A region of the Vigna unguiculata cultivar IT97K-499-35 chromosome 9, ASM411807v1, whole genome shotgun sequence genome:
CTATGTCATAGAGGTCAACTCCAACTTCAGAGAGGAAAGTTGTGGAACAGCAGACATTGATGAAGCAATAGCATGGGCCAAGGAGAAGTTTCAGTCACGAAATTCTGATGAAGAATCaagcttgagaaatgaaagcaGTGAACAAAATACAGCGGTGGAAGGTGATTGTCTTAActggaaataaaattttgtgCTTATTTTCTTCAGCTTATCTTTAAAAGAGTGATTTCagtatttttagaaaaatcatCTCTGAAACAAACTAATTCAAACCTGCATGATATAATGCAGGAACGTCTGATGCAGGTGAATGCCATAGTGATGAAACGGGAAACATTCAATCTTCCAAGGTAGTATGATATATTGGAAAAAGCATTGCTTATGAGTATGATACAAAGCTTGTAATGACACTACCTCAGTTTTAAGATTTGTCCGTATTGCCTATAGTTTTGGATAGAAATtttgaattagaaaaatataaaaaactactTGAAATATTGATGAAATCAATTCCATTCAGACATAATCATTTCAGGAATTGATAAAAATACATGGTCATAGAAAGAAATGATAAATATTCGCTCAAgttgtataatatattttatttacaggTTGTGATCAAAAGAgtccataataaaataaatgcaagGAAAGGAACCAAGTATCTGTGATTAGAAATGAGTAAGAGTTTATTCAGGCTAATCAGGCTGCAATTCCCTTCCTCTCACAATTAACTtgtcttcttatattttaaagcAGCTGAAACTTTCTACTTTGTAAAATACGTGACTATGACTATTACTAGGATTTTCCTTTACTTCCATTCCTTTTATCTTAGAACACAAATTTATATGGATTGTTCTGTTGTTTCTATGAAGGGACAGACAGAAACAGAAAAGTTGGACAGAGATATAAGATTGTGGTCATCTGGCAAGGAAACTGACATTCGGCTACTCCTTTCAACACTTCATCATGTAACGttttatttgttgttgataTTTCAATATTGACAAATTTATTGAATCTTCTGTAGTTTTATACCCCTTTCCAAGCATGAAGACAACTGGAGAATTGacattattttatgttttcaataaaaGATTTTATGGCCCGAGAGTGGCTGGTATGCTGTTCCTCTTCCGAACTTAATAGAAAGTTCACAAGTGAAGAAGGCCTATCAGAAAGCAAGATTATGCCTCCACCCTGACAAACTGCAGCAAAGAGGAGCAACACTCCTACAAAAGTATATAGCAGAGAAGGCTTTCTCCATTCTTCAGGTATGTGAAATATGTGTCATATATGTATAAAACCTACTATTTGTTTCAGAGACAATAAATATAGGCTAAAGATCAACACAGAAATTAAGTTCATATCTACTTTGGAACAGGATGCATGGACTGCATTCATATCTGAAGACGTTTCCTTCTAAACAGCAGGTGACTCCAATTCCTGATAACTCAGTTTTGGTTTAAAGGTCGTGGGAAAACATCGAGATGAACATTTTGAATGACTGAAGTGATCATGTCCATGCAGCATATACACAAGATGTACATGAAATTTGAAAGCAGCATGTCCATTTGTACAAACTGTTGACTGATGGATCATGGATCTACTGTTTTGTGCTTGTATCATAAGTTGTTTGACGCTTTTGTAGGTATTATTTTGGAAGTAGTTAACAGGAAGTTATTTGGTTGGTTTCAGTACTTGATTTGTATATGATGACATGAAACCAAGAACTTAGCTTTTGTTATTCTTTTGGAACCTTGTTCCATTCAGATCTCATCAACAGCAGCCCATCAACCTTTTCAGCTCTTTCTGCTGGATAAGCTTATCAGTTATCATCCCATGCTCTTAGATTCCTTTAGCCCCTTCTCCTACGGCAGAGATTTCTTGGTGTGTCTACACATGGTCaaattgtaaaattgaaatatttccAGTATCATGTATCAGGTTACAGCAGTGAACAAGGCCTGGTTCCAACTGCTACCTACGACTAAATTTCCATGTTTACAGATATTGGCTTCTCAGGAAAATATGTAATCTCTTACACCTACATCATGTATACATGTAATTTCTATGTCGTTGGTCTCTTGATTGAATTCCATTCTTGCAgagatttttctcttttttttttctgactttTGACCTAGATGATAAAATTTCCACCATATTTGGTTTTTGGTTTGGAGTGTTCCAATTCAAATTCAgtttagataaaaaatttagatttgTAGCATGTTTGatcatctttaaaatatatagacaTCAATATTTGGCTGAACATAATTTTTGTACAAATAAAAGTTGGAATTACTTTTGCATAGTTACAACTTTAATTccaatttgcaaattaatccaAACATGTCCTTTGAAGTTCCATTGATAAATATGAAATTACTACCTTTTCACCTTTTGTTCCCAGTATCATGAAATCAAGAAATAAgcactttttaattattttggaaTCTTATTCCATTCAGATCTTATCAACTGCAATCCATTTGCATTTGAACTCTTTGGGCTAGATAATCTTATCCTTAGTGCACACATTTCCTTAGCCTTTTTCCCTACTTCATAGATTTCTTGCTTTGTCTAGATCCtgtcaaattataaaattgcaTATTTCTGCACTTAAATTTCCACTCTTACACCTACTGGCTACTGGCAGGAAAATATGAAAGCTACAACACCTACATCATGTCATATTTTCATTGTGGATGATCTTAAATCTTTTGAgagtttatttaaattctatTCTTGCAGAAACTGCTTTTCTAACTGCTAACCTAGATGATAAAGTTCCAAAGTTCCAttgataaaatatgaaattactATACTTAGAACTTAATTCAGCTTTGCTTCTCACTATCATCAATATATTCAATACAATAAAAACGCAACCAGAGATTTGAAACGGCAACTTAACTAGTATATATATCAGTAACTTCGCATGAGCAATCTGTACTAAGAAAGGAAAACATACAAGGCATATAGACAATTTATCAAACAGTTCAGCTTCATTGGAAAACTATGCATTCACAGAAGTAAATAGACACAATGGAATGCATCCACTATAGTCACCCACCCCCCTGCTTTAACAACTCCCCAAATTCTTCATCAGTGCTTTTAAGCATCACTGACAAAGGTAAAGTGATCCCACTCTGCACAACCTCAGTGTGTCTAGGTTTTATCCTGTTTTCCAAACTAAAAGCAAAGTACTGAGGAAACTCTTTAAGCTCCTCCACTTTTCTTCCCATTTCCCCAGCAAAATAGCCATACTTTGGTTGAAAATTATTCTCTATACTGAAAGTGAGCAGTGCTGGACATCTCAACACCATACTCCTGATCTCATCCTTGGAAAGTCCCAAAGTCTCCAAAAATCTAAGTTTAGGGATGAGGGTGTGTTCCACACTAGACACCAAGAGAACAGAATCTTGATAAGCCAAGGCCCCCAAATCCTTGAATCCAAGTCTCCTTAGGTAAACCAAAGCTGGCCTGAGCTGGTCTTTCACACTGGATGTAAGCAATCTTGGGCACTTATTGATCACCCTTCTGAAACTATTTTCAGGGACTTTGAGTTCATTCAAGATGAAATCAAAAACTGGGGTGAGATCAGTTTTGATGTCAGAGGTGAGAATCTTGGGGCACATGCCAAAGATTCTGGGCAGGTCCTTCTCAAGAATGCCATTGGAGAAAAGGAAGGTGATGATGGACTGTATGGATTCCATGGTGGCTGTGCGAAGATCAGGGTTTTGGGAGAGTGCTTTGCCAGCATCAACACCCATTACCTCGAGACACAGAATTTTCTCTTTGAATTCAAGGGAGAGTTTGGCGTGGGTTGGAGGATAAAGTGGGTGGTTTTGGAGAAGGCTTTTGGGTTTCGGTGCCACATGCAGAACGGTTGATCTTAGAGGAGAGTACGGTTTCTCAGAAGCGGTGGAGCAAAGGGAAGAATGTAACGCGACGGCTCCGGCGGCTGGGGGCATGACGGAGATTGAAGAGAGAGAAACAGAGAGTGAGGCAtacagagagagagaagaagggaTAGGGTAAAGGGTGTGGTATTATGGAGATGTCGTACCATTACGGCATGACACGTATGCATATGTTGGGAATTTGATTGGCTGAAAATGGATATCACTTCATGGGAGATGGCTGAAAATCTTATTGATTTTCATATATTGTTTGAAACATTATACACATCCCTCACGAACTTTAGGAACATTGTAATAAGCTAAATCATCTTTcttcttatttatttgtgtATGAATTCTCTTGCGTATCTATTTCTTCTCAAAACTATTTTCCCATTGTCTCTTGATGTGTAATACTTTCTTAAGGACTAAATCAAAATAACTAATATGGTCACGTGTTAAAAAGATGGACTATTGTATTCATTTGTTTTGCCTATGCCACTACTACTATATTTTCATGGGTGTTTCTTCATGCACTCCtgtaaaaaatgtgttttttaattCACATTGAAATGTGAACGTATCATGCATcatataatgtaaataattcaaacattaaaatgaaaaggatttgatatgtaaaaagaaaaaatttaatatatagattgaaaagattatatttactcatttttaaagtttgaggtcAAAATAcatcaaagttttaaataagaaaaaattctaattttgcattaaatttcataaattaaaaatatattttcatttttcttttcatatatatatatatatatatatatatatatatttacagaTTATTCTAGTTTTTCTTGGGGAGAGCTAAGCTTTGGGCTAAATATTCTTTTTTGGGCCATAATTGCACTTTagattttaattgtaatttttagtTCAGGCATTGGTGATAGGGTATCTTTTGTAGTGGGCCTATTATCTCATTTTCGgtacatattttttgtaattttcattAGGCCTTGGCCttctaaatgttttttttttcaaatagaaaaaacaaCTTTAATAGGTGTTAGAGTCTCATTGAGGAATTAAGGTACAAGTTAATAGAAttttattaatagtaaaatCCTAAAAGCAAATTGATAATAGAAAATTGAATGTAGCTCCTAGTGAACCGATAAAATAGAAGTGTGATTTTTCTTCCTTACTGTTCACGATTCTTTTAAATGGCTAAATGATTTTTATCACAATCGTAATTATCTTCTAAAGCTTCTTTAAAGggttttttctatttctttcaaattagtaattcattagaaaaaaaaaaaggtttttgtTAACCTTTTCATAAACACACGATATTGGGACGAAAAGTTTGCGAAATGTGAATTGCCACCAATTTAACTCTCCTTGTTGATGATCATATATTCTTCCAACTATAGAAAACGAATTCAATAACTAATTactgaaataatttaattgaagcAATTCTAAGCTCAACAACACTTTATATAAAGAGGCTATTTTACGATTAAAAAGATGGATCAATCGATCATTTCCTTTTAAAATGATAAGGAATTGGAGATGGAAACAAATGACAGAAATGTTTAGTTGGCCTAGATTTGGCTTTTACATTTGTGACAgcacaaaaatgaaaaagtcaTGAATATACGGTTCAAATAAAAGCTAATTTCCATAAGCAAACGGTCATATAAACAAACATTAGGAATGTTTAGCTAGACTAGTTTTCCCTTTTGGATATGCAAAGTTTGTAACAGCACAAAAATTAAAGTTACTCGTATACAATTCAAGTAAAGGGAATTTTAACTGACGAGGAAAAGAGTCCATGACAGAATCCTCAATGAGCACCCTTAGCTAATAACACAACCACTCATTGCACTTCGTACGGAGATCACATTTTGGATGACACTTATTTTGATGGTTTAGCACCTGCTCATACAAATTCAAAACGATATTACATTACAAGTTCATTGCTCAAAACAAGTACTATAAAACATATTTCTATAACTCCAAATATCAAGATTCATAGAAAACGAACCATCTTTTCCTCCATCTTTTCCTCCTTCCTTTCCTCCATCGATAGGCTCTGCTTTCCAAACAATGTCTTTCAGCCCAGTGGCAAGATTTTTGTAGAACTACTAAGAAAGAGATAAGTTAGTCCAAGCAAAggtaatgaaaatgaaaatttgttttACTCGGTGATCTGTAACCACAAGTCAAGTAGTGATAATAATGAAGAAGTGTTAATTGCACTCCtgtaaataaacaaatacatacatattttttgCATCAAACTTACCTTGTGAAATTCCAGTGTATCTCCTTGAGACTTACGCAGCTCAACCATGTATAGCGAAGGGGCTACCTCTAAGATCTGAAAACCGGCTCTTAAAGCATTAGAAAAATAGTGACGACTCCTGAATACAAATAAACTAACATGAAAGAATACTTTGAAAACATATACCTCGGTGGCCACAGATAGATGACCTTTCCGTCCAGTCTTTTCCCCTTGAATCTTTAACTGAGGTGCAGCAGAATAAGATAAACAATCAGATATGTATATCAAGTTATTAGTGCTAGAAAGTAAAAATTAGCTTCGATATGTATATCACGTTATCAACTAAATACATTTTTCTACCTTACAGTTGTTCTTCTTAACATCAAAACCCAGGGGTCCTGCAGCTTTCTCAATTTCTGAAATTATTTCATCTGCTGAACATTTGGATGTGAATCGTGTTTCCCTTTTAACAAGTCCCTGGTTGTCAAAAAATACAACTAGCCTTAACCATGATAATAATCAAATAGCATGTGCAAcagaaagtaaaaagaaaagaaaagagtagTTGTGATCCCTTGCCCTCACAGGACAATTCTTATTTTACAGGTTTCTGTGATGCATAGTTGTAATAAGAGAAAAGTATACAAATCATTTAGTTATGAAGATACACATACCATTTGCTTCTCAAACAGACTACTAAGGTTGAGACCTTGAGATTTAGATATAAGCTCAAAGGCATTCATTGTTGCTGGTGCCACATGCCCCTCCTCTTCACGCCTCTCAACTACGAGATTTTGAGAATCCTGTGTACCGCACTCAATATAGAAGTTAGAATCCAAGCTttggtgaaaaaaaattaattaggcTTCACAAAAAAACCAAACACTTACCAAAGATTCGCTGAAAATACAATTTACATCATCAAGACTAACACTAGGCTGTTCAAATACGGGAGGCTTATATCCCTTCTTGAACCAATCATTCTCAACCACCTCAGATAATGTAATCCTCTGTTGcgtatcattaaataaaaaaacagataAAGATTTTTTCACATATTTGGTAAGATGGcggaaaaaaaataagaatatttgctAGACACCAGTGGCATACAGTGGCAGGATTTGGATCAAGTATTCTGTTGATTAGTTTCTTTGCACTTGAAGAGAACCATGGAGGACACGTGAACTCAGCCTTGTAAATCTGTCGCGGGAAataggaaaaacaaaataaacgaaaaagaaGCACACGAGGACTGTCATGAAACAGAAAATATGTAAGGTCATTCTAATTCACAAAATTCAATATGATGAGTTTTCTAGACAGCTTCACGACATTAAATAAATCAAGCTAATTATCTAATTCATATAAAAGGTACCAATTCATCTAGTAATTAGTTCGTAAACTGCTTCAATTCTTACAGATTCTAATCacaaagataataaattttgagaaaaattagGTTGTATCGAGAAAGATCAGAATAATGTGAATCGAGTTCAGTCAGGTGAGCAGAAAGAAACGAACATGGAGTAATCAAAATCACCTTTTTATATAAAGCCGTTAGATTGGTTTCTTCAAAGGGCAAATAGCCTGCCATTAAAACAAAGAGAATAACACCACATGACCACAGATCTGCCTTTGCACCATCATAACCTTTGTTGTTAATCACCTAGACGATAAGGAAGCagtgataaaagaagaaaaaataaaagtttatgaGATAAAATGTAATGGTAACAAGCAGCAAAAGCCAATCTACCTCTGGAGCAACATAATTTGGCGTACCACATGTTGTGTGAAGTAGCCCATCTTCCTATTATCATTAAGATAATCAGTTTCCAGTTACACGTAATTAcattatcactttttttttttaaattactcaaTGTGCTACTCACCCGAACTTGTTGAGGCAATGCActcaatccaaaatctgatACTTTAAGCACTCCATTAGCATCCAGCAACAAATTCTCAGGCTTTAGCAGATAAAACAAAGGAACACgttaattttatattctttttctctCCTTCCCTCTCCCCTTTcttcacacacacatacatcTTTCTTGTAAATATAAATTCTTGCACTGCACTGAATGTTCTCTGAATTCAGAAATCCATATTTTTGAGCATGCAGTGGCATTCCCTCTTTGAAAAGGGGATCAGAGGAAAAATGTAAAGGATGCAAGAGTTACACACCTTTAGGTCTCTATGAAAAACACCTCTGCTATGGCAGTAATCCACAGCACATATAAGctgttgaaaatattttcttgctTCATCTTCTTTCAACCTCCCGCTGCGTGCCTGACTCAAGTTAATAGCAACAAAAACACAATAGTAGAGTTATATAAAGACCGACGAGATAATTCGCAGGACTCAGGCCTTCAGAAGCTTGCGGTAAAGATAAAAACTGCCTTACAATTTTATCAAACAGCTCTCCACCAGTCACAAATTCCAATACAATGTATATCTTTGTTCTGCTAGCCATCACCTACGCGACGATTAGTCATTTATAATGAAGTTAGGAAAGACAGGGAAAATATGAAAACAGAAATAAATGatacaaaatttaaagtaaCTGGAAGGAATCGTCTACTGCATTCTAACCTCGTACATACGTATGACATTTGGGTGTCTAACAAGTTTCATCGTCGATATTTCTCGTTTTATCTGCATATCAGTGAAAAGTGGTAAATGTAAATCTCCCCGGAAAATTCCAACAGTTCACACCAGGACCTATTATGGTCAAGCTACCTATTTTGGCTCAAAGATACCTCTACAAAACCGTCTTTTAGATTGAGGTGAGGATTCTGTAATCTCGATGTTTGGCTACTGATCAAACTATCTACGTCAGAAACTGAACTCTAAGAGTGTAACTAAACTCGAAAGAGATTCTTTGGCCACTGAAGAACTAGCTCAAGAGAATGAAAGCAAAACTCTTAAAACAGTTTTTATTCCGACTTCAAACTCAACCAAAACTGTTAGTTTTGCTGACGAATTTATGGTCTAACGATAACAGtcctaaaataattaaaattaaagtgttATGGTAACAATTATGGAGGTCATGATTTAACTCTGTTTTGTGTAATATTATAACACAagtttttttgaataaaatttcaaCTCTTAACATTACTGGTGAGAGTTTCTAATTTATAAGCTTTACTAATTCAACTAGGAtgtaagttatttaatttttttacattattatcttttatattgtatttttttttgcattgttcataatttattttgtctATCATTATCTATTTTCCAAaagtaatcaattttttttacataatattatataaatattgcacgatgaaaattgaaaaaaaaaatagtagtttaagttaagaaataaaaatataaatttatgagaatagataaaaaataaatttgattactACTTATTAGAAGAAATAGTTTAAATAAGAGGTCTTGTCTAAGTAAGAaacatatataacataaaaaataagaaataaaagcaTTACAAaggataataaaaatttaagtattttataataaatctaaaattataattatatcacaatatgtttttttctaaaaaaatataaattttatttataaaataaaatttatatagttATGTCActtatatttaacaattaatttatgAGTTAATTCTACCAAAAACttttaatctaataaataaGCTTATTATTACAAAGTTTATATATTAGTAATTT
Encoded here:
- the LOC114163318 gene encoding transcription termination factor MTEF1, chloroplastic, whose amino-acid sequence is MPPAAGAVALHSSLCSTASEKPYSPLRSTVLHVAPKPKSLLQNHPLYPPTHAKLSLEFKEKILCLEVMGVDAGKALSQNPDLRTATMESIQSIITFLFSNGILEKDLPRIFGMCPKILTSDIKTDLTPVFDFILNELKVPENSFRRVINKCPRLLTSSVKDQLRPALVYLRRLGFKDLGALAYQDSVLLVSSVEHTLIPKLRFLETLGLSKDEIRSMVLRCPALLTFSIENNFQPKYGYFAGEMGRKVEELKEFPQYFAFSLENRIKPRHTEVVQSGITLPLSVMLKSTDEEFGELLKQGGG
- the LOC114163317 gene encoding CBL-interacting serine/threonine-protein kinase 23 isoform X1; translation: MTSRSGQGSSGSSRTRVGKYELGRTLGEGNFAKVKFARHVETRENVAIKILDKEKVLKHKMIDQIKREISTMKLVRHPNVIRMYEVMASRTKIYIVLEFVTGGELFDKIARSGRLKEDEARKYFQQLICAVDYCHSRGVFHRDLKPENLLLDANGVLKVSDFGLSALPQQVREDGLLHTTCGTPNYVAPEVINNKGYDGAKADLWSCGVILFVLMAGYLPFEETNLTALYKKIYKAEFTCPPWFSSSAKKLINRILDPNPATRITLSEVVENDWFKKGYKPPVFEQPSVSLDDVNCIFSESLDSQNLVVERREEEGHVAPATMNAFELISKSQGLNLSSLFEKQMGLVKRETRFTSKCSADEIISEIEKAAGPLGFDVKKNNCKLKIQGEKTGRKGHLSVATEILEVAPSLYMVELRKSQGDTLEFHKFYKNLATGLKDIVWKAEPIDGGKEGGKDGGKDGAKPSK
- the LOC114163317 gene encoding CBL-interacting serine/threonine-protein kinase 23 isoform X2, with product MTSRSGQGSSGSSRTRVGKYELGRTLGEGNFAKVKFARHVETRENVAIKILDKEKVLKHKMIDQVMASRTKIYIVLEFVTGGELFDKIARSGRLKEDEARKYFQQLICAVDYCHSRGVFHRDLKPENLLLDANGVLKVSDFGLSALPQQVREDGLLHTTCGTPNYVAPEVINNKGYDGAKADLWSCGVILFVLMAGYLPFEETNLTALYKKIYKAEFTCPPWFSSSAKKLINRILDPNPATRITLSEVVENDWFKKGYKPPVFEQPSVSLDDVNCIFSESLDSQNLVVERREEEGHVAPATMNAFELISKSQGLNLSSLFEKQMGLVKRETRFTSKCSADEIISEIEKAAGPLGFDVKKNNCKLKIQGEKTGRKGHLSVATEILEVAPSLYMVELRKSQGDTLEFHKFYKNLATGLKDIVWKAEPIDGGKEGGKDGGKDGAKPSK
- the LOC114163317 gene encoding CBL-interacting serine/threonine-protein kinase 23 isoform X3 — encoded protein: MTSRSGQGSSGSSRTRVGKYELGRTLGEGNFAKVKFARHVETRENVAIKILDKEKVLKHKMIDQIKREISTMKLVRHPNVIRMYEVMASRTKIYIVLEFVTGGELFDKIARSGRLKEDEARKYFQQLICAVDYCHSRGVFHRDLKPENLLLDANGVLKVSDFGLSALPQQVREDGLLHTTCGTPNYVAPEVINNKGYDGAKADLWSCGVILFVLMAGYLPFEETNLTALYKKIYKAEFTCPPWFSSSAKKLINRILDPNPATRITLSEVVENDWFKKGYKPPVFEQPSVSLDDVNCIFSESLDSQNLVVERREEEGHVAPATMNAFELISKSQGLNLSSLFEKQMGLVKRETRFTSKCSADEIISEIEKAAGPLGFDVKKNNCKLKIQGEKTGRKGHLSVATEILEVAPSLYMVELRKSQGDTLEFHK